The proteins below come from a single Stomoxys calcitrans chromosome 1, idStoCalc2.1, whole genome shotgun sequence genomic window:
- the LOC106089733 gene encoding LOW QUALITY PROTEIN: uncharacterized protein LOC106089733 (The sequence of the model RefSeq protein was modified relative to this genomic sequence to represent the inferred CDS: deleted 1 base in 1 codon) — protein sequence MSSYAIHYTPPCRSGSELKEVIFEINDLWKQIRDIIYHLETYDITTVRCSLPMLLLARYIKSTGIKMILSGDGADEIFGGYLYFFSAPNYRNFHQELVKRVSQLHLSDCLRTNNVSMAKGIELRVPFLDTAFVNYVMSVRPEDKIPGDLNCLDDKRMYRIEKHILRAAFANNYLPDKVLWRQKEQFSDGVEYDWIDSIRRVATEFVCDTDFAKAFHKLSINTPTTKEAFYYRSIFEEMFPGNYAAQTVTRWTPRRDWGCPEDPSGRVQTVHRIHQ from the exons CAGAAGTGGAAGTGAACTTAAAGAAGTGATTTTCGAAATAAATGAT CTCTGGAAGCAAATTCGTGACATTATCTACCACTTGGAGACATATGACATCACAACTGTACGATGCAGCTTGCCTATGTTGCTTTTGGCGCGCTATATCAAGAGCACAGGCATCAAAATGATCCTCTCAGGCGATGGAGCCGATGAAATCTTTGGTGGCTACTTATATTTTTTCAGTGCACCCAACTATAGAAACTTCCACCAGGAGCTTGTGAAAAGAGTCTCACAGCTACATCTGTCCGATTGTCTAAGGACAAATAATGTATCTATGGCCAAAGGCATTGAACTGCGTGTGCCATTTTTAGACACTGCCTTTGTAAATTACGTCATGTCAGTACGGCCAGAGGATAAAATTCCTGGTGACCTCAATTGCTTGGATGATAAACGAATGTATCGCATCGAAAAACATATTTTGCGAGCAGCATTCGCCAACAATTATCTTCCCGATAAAGTCCTCTGGCGACAAAAGGAGCAATTTTCCGATGGCGTTGAGTACGATTGGATTGATAGCATCCGTCGTGTTGCAACTGAGTTCGTTTGTGACACAGACTTTGCCAAGGCTTTCCACAAACTCTCCATTAACACCCCCACCACTAAAGAGGCCTTCTATTATCGCAGCATATTCGAAGAAATGTTTCCGGGTAACTATGCTGCACAAACCGTAACACGCTGGACACCCCGTCGAGACTGGGGCTGTCCCGAAGATCCATCTGGCCGAGTGCAGACAGTTCATCGTATTCATCAATAG
- the LOC106089735 gene encoding uncharacterized protein LOC106089735, whose product MCGIFAILSKDGNPLLPKIFHGSVHSLREIAYRQSGKQRHRGPDETGVKVIAEHGVALVHERLAVIGVKTGRQPLFSKDGNIVLVANGEIYNYMEMSEKIAKNRSKYEPKSDCNVIIELYELYGEKLLDHITGMFAFVLYDKSKRSILIARDPFGIIPLYMGTDADGNVWVASEMKCMIEFCTSMKNFPPGHYAMGQPGNLNPLPFYSRTWQREVPMNPVKVDDLRKNLEKAVRSHLQCDVPFGALLSGGVDSSLIASVATKIMRERDAKYRLRTFSVGMVGSPDFKYARKVADYIGSDHTEVVFTVEDCLDGVRDLIYHLESYDVATVRCSLPMFYLSRHVKSTGIKMILSREGADEVFGGYLYFFKAPTLAEFHKEMVTRVEQLHVSDILRANKVTMSKGLELRVPFLDTNFVDYAMSIRPEDKIPGPLNSFTGTQSYRIEKYILRKAFENDYLPADVLWRQKEQFSDGVGYDLIEALPHFAEMHVSDGDFATASTRFPINPPKTKEAFYYRRIFEEMFPGDAAALTVEKWAPRLDWGCPEDPSGRAQEAHANKFKQYL is encoded by the coding sequence ATGTGTGGAATTTTTGCGATACTATCGAAGGATGGCAATCCGCTTTTGCCAAAGATTTTCCATGGCAGTGTCCATAGTTTGCGCGAAATAGCCTATCGCCAAAGTGGAAAACAACGGCATCGGGGTCCGGACGAGACGGGGGTTAAAGTTATAGCAGAACATGGTGTAGCCCTGGTACATGAAAGGCTGGCTGTGATTGGGGTGAAGACTGGGCGTCAGCCGCTGTTTTCTAAGGATGGGAACATAGTGCTGGTGGCCAATGGAGAGATCTACAATTATATGGAAATGAGTGAGAAAATAGCAAAAAACCGCTCAAAGTATGAGCCCAAAAGTGACTGCAATGTTATAATCGAATTATACGAACTATATGGAGAGAAGCTGTTGGACCACATCACTGGCATGTTCGCATTTGTGCTGTACGATAAGAGCAAGAGAAGCATTTTAATTGCCCGAGATCCTTTCGGAATTATACCGTTATACATGGGCACCGATGCCGATGGAAATGTTTGGGTGGCGTCGGAAATGAAGTGTATGATCGAATTCTGTACAAGTATGAAAAATTTCCCCCCAGGCCACTATGCAATGGGCCAACCAGGAAACCTAAATCCCCTGCCGTTTTATAGTCGCACCTGGCAGAGAGAGGTTCCCATGAATCCGGTGAAAGTGGATGATTTACGCAAGAATTTAGAAAAAGCGGTACGTTCCCATTTGCAATGTGACGTACCATTTGGAGCCTTGCTTTCGGGTGGTGTGGATTCCAGCCTTATTGCTTCCGTCGCGACGAAAATTATGCGAGAGCGGGATGCAAAGTATCGTCTTCGTACATTCTCGGTGGGTATGGTaggatcgcccgattttaaataTGCCCGCAAGGTTGCCGACTACATTGGCAGTGACCACACCGAAGTGGTTTTCACCGTAGAAGATTGCTTGGATGGCGTCCGCGATTTAATATATCATCTGGAGTCGTATGACGTAGCGACGGTGCGCTGCAGTTTGCCCATGTTTTATTTGTCTCGTCACGTGAAGAGTACAGGCATTAAGATGATTCTCTCCCGAGAAGGAGCTGACGAAGTTTTCGGTGGCTATTTGTACTTCTTCAAGGCGCCAACGTTGGCTGAATTCCACAAGGAAATGGTCACGCGAGTAGAGCAGCTGCATGTCTCGGACATCCTACGGGCAAACAAAGTAACCATGTCAAAAGGCCTGGAACTCAGAGTTCCCTTCCTAGATACCAATTTCGTTGACTACGCCATGTCCATAAGACCAGAGGACAAGATACCCGGACCACTTAATTCCTTTACAGGTACTCAAAGTTACCGCATAGAAAAATACATTTTGCGCAAGGCATTCGAAAATGACTATTTGCCAGCCGATGTCCTTTGGCGTCAAAAGGAACAGTTTTCTGACGGAGTTGGCTATGACCTGATAGAGGCCTTACCTCATTTTGCAGAAATGCACGTAAGCGATGGTGATTTTGCTACTGCTTCCACTCGTTTTCCCATCAATCCGCCAAAGACCAAAGAGGCATTCTACTACAGGCGCATATTTGAAGAAATGTTCCCTGGTGACGCAGCAGCACTGACAGTTGAAAAATGGGCACCGCGATTGGATTGGGGTTGCCCCGAGGACCCATCTGGCCGAGCTCAGGAGGCGCATGCAAATAAATTCAAGCAATATCTTTAA